One Thalassotalea sediminis DNA segment encodes these proteins:
- a CDS encoding class II fumarate hydratase, with translation MSNFRVEQDSLGTLNVPKDALYGAQTQRAIDNFPISGQLMPTHFIRALLMAKKAAALANGQLNRIPVDMSKAITDAVDTLLSEDLMQHFPVDVFQTGSGTSTNMNANEVLASLASQYCQQEVHPNDHVNYGQSSNDIIPSTIHISAAITLTQNLLPALRHLISVTQDKVMQVEHHVKMGRTHLMDAMPITLGQSLQTWVEQIKQNIAQLEHLQPSIQSLAQGGTAVGTGINTDKQFITLFYQALSANTGITFTPANNFFTHISSQDIAVSLSGQLKATAVSMMKIANDLRWMNSGPMAGLGEIELEALQPGSSIMPGKVNPVIPEAAAMVAAQVIGNDTAITIAGQSGNFELNVMLPLIAKNLIESIELLSNTSTLLADKAIASFKVNTKILAQSVSKNPMLITALNPIIGYKKAADIAQLAYKQQRPIIDVATEQTELSREELEKLLDPIKLTLGGIQ, from the coding sequence ATGAGTAATTTTCGTGTAGAGCAAGACAGTTTGGGGACGCTCAATGTTCCTAAAGACGCCTTATATGGAGCACAAACGCAAAGAGCGATCGATAATTTCCCTATCAGCGGGCAATTAATGCCAACACACTTTATACGTGCATTGTTAATGGCTAAAAAAGCGGCCGCACTAGCTAATGGCCAACTAAATCGCATTCCAGTCGATATGTCAAAAGCCATCACGGATGCTGTAGATACACTGCTTAGCGAAGACCTAATGCAACACTTCCCTGTTGACGTTTTTCAAACAGGTTCTGGCACCAGTACTAATATGAATGCGAATGAAGTATTAGCCTCGCTCGCCAGTCAATATTGTCAACAAGAAGTACATCCTAATGATCATGTTAATTACGGTCAAAGCAGTAATGATATTATTCCATCTACAATCCATATAAGTGCTGCTATAACATTAACGCAAAACTTATTACCCGCATTACGCCACCTTATCAGTGTAACGCAAGACAAAGTAATGCAAGTTGAACATCATGTTAAAATGGGTAGAACGCACCTAATGGATGCCATGCCAATTACATTAGGTCAATCGTTACAAACTTGGGTAGAGCAAATAAAACAAAACATAGCTCAGCTTGAGCATTTACAACCAAGTATACAAAGTCTTGCACAAGGCGGCACCGCAGTAGGCACAGGCATTAATACCGATAAACAGTTTATTACGTTATTTTATCAAGCCCTATCAGCTAACACAGGCATAACATTTACGCCGGCCAACAATTTTTTTACACATATTAGTTCTCAGGATATCGCGGTATCTTTATCTGGACAATTGAAAGCAACAGCTGTGTCTATGATGAAAATCGCTAATGATTTACGCTGGATGAATTCTGGCCCCATGGCGGGCTTGGGCGAAATTGAATTAGAAGCCTTGCAACCGGGTTCCTCAATCATGCCTGGGAAAGTGAACCCTGTTATCCCAGAAGCAGCAGCAATGGTCGCAGCACAGGTAATAGGTAATGACACAGCTATCACTATTGCTGGTCAGTCGGGTAACTTTGAACTTAATGTCATGTTACCGTTAATCGCAAAGAACCTTATCGAAAGCATTGAGTTACTTAGTAATACTTCGACCTTATTAGCAGATAAAGCAATTGCTAGCTTTAAAGTAAATACAAAAATATTAGCGCAATCGGTATCGAAAAACCCAATGTTAATCACGGCGCTAAATCCTATTATCGGCTATAAGAAAGCGGCTGATATTGCTCAATTAGCGTATAAACAACAAAGACCAATAATTGATGTTGCCACCGAACAAACAGAACTAAGTAGAGAAGAATTAGAAAAGTTACTTGATCCGATAAAATTAACCTTAGGTGGGATCCAGTAA
- a CDS encoding RluA family pseudouridine synthase yields MTKFELHLPIASDQQPIIELLAKAAARYTPLSNGQIKSAINNGALWLERNKRVKRLRKIKKTIISGDTLHFYYDSHVLSLPCLPAKLIEDFGDYTVLYKPSGMPCHGSKWGDHCTITRWAETQLQPQRAAFLVHRLDKAASGLILLAHSKKAARALSKIFENRTITKRYQIIVHGIFNNNNAHIETPIDGKPASTTFACFDTSSASNLSLLDVNIDTGRKHQIRKHAASIGFPIVGDRLHGQANEHTSIDLQLTAVYLNFLCPLTEQTREISLATTLRPNLNAIAKNIIDIQH; encoded by the coding sequence ATGACCAAATTTGAACTCCATTTGCCCATTGCTAGCGACCAACAACCTATCATAGAGCTACTTGCTAAAGCCGCTGCTCGTTATACGCCTTTAAGTAATGGTCAAATTAAATCAGCAATTAATAATGGTGCTTTATGGCTTGAGCGCAATAAACGTGTCAAACGATTGAGAAAAATAAAAAAAACAATCATCTCTGGTGATACATTGCATTTTTATTATGATTCGCACGTATTATCACTACCTTGTTTACCGGCAAAATTAATTGAGGACTTTGGTGATTATACTGTTTTATATAAGCCTTCCGGTATGCCGTGCCACGGTTCTAAATGGGGGGATCATTGCACAATAACACGATGGGCGGAAACACAACTTCAACCTCAAAGAGCAGCATTTTTAGTCCACCGATTAGATAAAGCAGCATCGGGTTTAATCTTATTAGCACACAGTAAAAAAGCGGCTCGAGCATTAAGTAAGATTTTTGAAAATAGAACAATAACGAAGCGTTATCAAATAATTGTACATGGTATTTTTAATAACAATAACGCCCATATTGAAACACCGATTGATGGAAAACCGGCAAGTACAACCTTTGCGTGTTTCGATACATCAAGCGCATCAAACTTAAGTTTGTTAGATGTAAATATTGATACAGGTAGAAAACATCAGATCAGAAAACATGCTGCCAGTATAGGGTTTCCTATAGTAGGCGATCGTTTACATGGTCAAGCCAATGAGCACACTTCCATTGATTTGCAACTGACGGCTGTCTATTTGAATTTCCTGTGCCCATTGACGGAGCAAACGAGAGAAATATCGTTAGCAACAACATTAAGGCCAAACCTCAATGCTATTGCTAAAAACATAATAGACATACAGCATTAA
- the dapA gene encoding 4-hydroxy-tetrahydrodipicolinate synthase, with protein MKQIQSASLITAIKTPYDDQGEIDLATYDRLVAKQIEAGVDGIIVGGTTGEGHLLSWEEHLMLIAHSVHQYGESLIIIGNTGSNNTREAIKATENGFAMGMDAALQINPYYGRTSSRGVIEHFQKVLDIGPAFIYNVPGRTGQDLTPDIIEPISTHKNFIGVKECSGNERISYYEQKGIACWSGNDDECFAGRHQFNSHGVISVTSNLVPGLMRKLMDEQDSTLDAAMQGLMKWLFCEPNPIAINTSLMMTGAVSPNFRLPYKALTTEQRQQGLALMEAIGQEHLVGEQLNLLDDSDIRYTP; from the coding sequence ATGAAGCAAATACAATCAGCAAGCCTTATTACGGCTATAAAAACACCTTATGACGACCAAGGAGAAATTGACCTAGCGACATATGATCGTCTTGTTGCTAAACAGATAGAGGCAGGCGTCGACGGCATTATTGTTGGCGGCACAACAGGTGAAGGGCACTTGTTAAGCTGGGAAGAGCACTTAATGCTTATTGCACACAGTGTTCATCAATATGGTGAGTCGCTTATTATTATCGGTAATACGGGAAGTAATAATACACGTGAAGCTATTAAAGCGACTGAAAATGGATTTGCGATGGGGATGGATGCTGCGCTGCAAATAAATCCATATTATGGTCGCACATCTTCTCGTGGTGTCATTGAACACTTTCAAAAAGTGTTGGATATAGGGCCGGCATTTATTTACAACGTACCTGGTCGCACAGGCCAAGACCTTACGCCAGATATTATAGAACCAATTTCGACACATAAAAACTTTATAGGTGTTAAGGAGTGTTCTGGTAACGAGCGAATTAGTTATTATGAGCAAAAAGGTATTGCTTGTTGGTCTGGCAATGATGATGAATGCTTTGCAGGTCGTCATCAGTTTAATTCACATGGTGTTATTTCTGTAACCTCTAATTTAGTGCCAGGTCTAATGCGTAAGTTAATGGATGAACAGGATAGTACGCTAGATGCAGCAATGCAGGGGCTAATGAAGTGGCTGTTTTGTGAACCTAACCCTATTGCAATTAACACAAGTTTAATGATGACAGGTGCAGTGTCACCTAATTTTCGACTGCCTTATAAGGCACTTACAACTGAGCAACGTCAGCAAGGTTTAGCGCTGATGGAAGCGATAGGTCAAGAACACCTTGTTGGTGAACAATTAAACTTGCTTGACGACAGCGATATTCGCTACACACCTTAA